The Latilactobacillus sakei subsp. sakei DSM 20017 = JCM 1157 genome includes a window with the following:
- the acpS gene encoding holo-ACP synthase, which produces MIVGLGIDLAEIDRFEKAQEKNSRFAEKVLTATEFELFSHYTGRRALEFLAGRFAVKEAFSKAYGTGIGQVKLQAVETLNDPQGKPYIKQDLFDGVVHVSLSHTATLVIAEVILERG; this is translated from the coding sequence GTGATAGTTGGATTAGGAATTGATTTGGCTGAAATCGACCGATTTGAAAAAGCACAAGAGAAAAATAGTCGTTTTGCTGAAAAAGTATTAACGGCAACTGAATTTGAACTTTTTAGTCATTATACTGGTCGTCGGGCACTAGAATTTTTAGCTGGCCGTTTTGCAGTTAAGGAAGCCTTTAGTAAAGCTTATGGGACAGGGATTGGCCAGGTAAAACTGCAAGCAGTGGAAACGCTGAATGATCCCCAGGGCAAACCGTACATCAAACAAGATTTATTTGATGGTGTGGTTCACGTCTCGCTTTCACATACAGCAACACTCGTGATCGCAGAAGTTATTTTGGAAAGAGGTTAA
- the alr gene encoding alanine racemase: MTVGYLRPTRILVDQNAIYENIQNELKHLEGTDTVIFPVLKANAYGHGLIPVAEAAQAAGAAGFCVALLDEALALRRANFTEPILVLGITQPSEIELAAANQISLTVGSLEWLQEAAAIAQQVPYLHPVPIHLSIDSGMGRIGMRDEAELLAAYTFIKAHSDYFDFEGVFTHFATADDPDDTYFKEQSARFNQLMTALPERPRFVHVSNSATSLWHAACNGNIIRMGISLYGLNPSGNAIPDLPYPLKPALGIESELVFVKQVAAGTKIGYGATYEASEGEWIGTIPMGYADGWLRRMQGSTVLVDGQRCEIVGRICMDQMMIRLPKRYPVGTKVVFVGKSGDDEITLQEVADYADTIHYEIICDLSDRIPRVYTGLNEH; encoded by the coding sequence ATGACAGTCGGTTACTTACGACCAACACGCATTTTAGTTGATCAAAATGCAATTTATGAGAATATTCAAAACGAATTAAAACACCTTGAAGGTACAGATACCGTGATCTTTCCGGTATTGAAAGCCAATGCTTACGGTCATGGCCTCATACCAGTCGCGGAGGCCGCTCAAGCCGCTGGTGCCGCCGGTTTTTGTGTGGCGTTATTAGACGAGGCTTTAGCGTTACGTCGGGCTAATTTCACAGAACCAATCTTGGTTCTTGGGATTACACAACCTAGTGAAATTGAATTAGCTGCTGCTAATCAAATTTCATTGACAGTTGGTTCACTCGAATGGTTACAAGAAGCGGCTGCAATTGCCCAACAGGTACCTTATCTCCATCCAGTGCCCATCCATTTGAGTATAGACAGTGGTATGGGTCGAATTGGCATGCGCGATGAAGCTGAGCTCTTAGCGGCTTATACCTTTATCAAAGCACATTCTGATTATTTCGATTTCGAAGGGGTATTCACGCATTTTGCAACAGCCGATGATCCGGATGATACTTATTTCAAGGAACAAAGCGCACGGTTTAATCAGCTAATGACGGCTTTACCGGAACGGCCTAGATTTGTTCATGTTTCTAACTCAGCAACGAGTTTATGGCATGCGGCATGTAATGGTAATATTATTCGAATGGGCATTAGTTTATATGGTCTTAATCCTTCTGGTAATGCGATTCCTGATTTACCTTATCCGCTTAAACCAGCACTCGGGATTGAATCAGAATTGGTCTTTGTCAAACAAGTTGCAGCTGGCACCAAAATTGGCTATGGTGCGACTTATGAAGCATCCGAAGGTGAATGGATTGGTACGATTCCAATGGGCTATGCTGATGGCTGGTTGAGAAGAATGCAAGGTTCAACAGTCTTGGTAGATGGGCAACGTTGTGAAATTGTAGGCCGCATTTGTATGGATCAAATGATGATTCGCTTGCCCAAACGTTATCCAGTAGGGACGAAAGTGGTCTTTGTTGGTAAGAGTGGCGACGATGAAATCACACTACAAGAAGTGGCCGATTATGCTGATACAATTCACTATGAAATTATCTGTGATTTATCAGATCGAATTCCCCGTGTGTATACCGGATTAAATGAACACTAA
- a CDS encoding type II toxin-antitoxin system PemK/MazF family toxin: MIQRGDIYYADLSPVVGSEQGGMRPVLIIQNDVGNHHSPTVIVAAITVKIQKPKLPTHVGITAKANGVERDSVILLEQVRTIDKQRLKDKVTHLVAEKMRQVDRALTISVGLQPVLNP; this comes from the coding sequence TTGATACAACGCGGTGATATTTATTATGCAGACTTATCACCAGTAGTAGGATCAGAACAGGGTGGCATGCGTCCCGTGTTAATTATTCAAAATGACGTGGGCAATCATCATAGTCCAACGGTAATCGTGGCGGCTATTACGGTGAAGATTCAAAAGCCTAAGTTGCCAACACATGTTGGTATCACAGCTAAGGCCAATGGTGTTGAGCGTGATTCTGTTATCTTGTTGGAACAAGTCCGGACGATTGATAAACAACGTCTCAAAGACAAGGTCACGCATTTAGTTGCTGAGAAGATGCGTCAAGTTGATCGCGCGTTAACAATTAGCGTTGGGCTCCAACCTGTTTTGAATCCTTAA
- a CDS encoding QueT transporter family protein, giving the protein MTNQNHLRSVILNGLVAALYVVLSLFPGVLGLASSPIQFRVSEGLNHLVVFNKKYLWGVFGGVLVFNFFFSSENKILDTLFGGGQTLLALLVLTLVIPHLKKTWQKMLVNIILFTVSMFMIAWMIVLTGSTAKTQIPFWPTYATLAISEAVIMTITAPIMYAVDQVLHFERQI; this is encoded by the coding sequence ATGACTAATCAAAATCACTTGCGTAGTGTGATCTTAAATGGCTTAGTTGCTGCGCTATACGTGGTATTATCACTATTTCCAGGGGTACTGGGCCTTGCTTCTAGCCCCATTCAGTTCCGGGTATCAGAAGGCTTAAACCATCTGGTTGTCTTCAACAAAAAATATTTATGGGGCGTTTTTGGCGGCGTGCTCGTCTTCAATTTCTTTTTTAGCTCTGAAAATAAGATTTTGGATACGTTATTTGGCGGCGGCCAAACTCTGTTAGCGTTACTTGTTTTAACGCTTGTGATACCTCATTTGAAGAAAACATGGCAAAAAATGCTAGTCAATATCATCTTATTCACGGTATCGATGTTCATGATTGCTTGGATGATTGTTTTAACTGGCTCAACGGCTAAAACGCAAATCCCATTCTGGCCAACGTATGCCACATTGGCGATTTCTGAAGCTGTTATCATGACGATTACCGCACCAATTATGTACGCGGTCGATCAAGTCTTACATTTTGAACGACAAATTTAA
- the cbpA gene encoding cyclic di-AMP binding protein CbpA, with product MLIKSLVLPKERLTTIEESVTPEEALTILEDSGYRCVPVLDASGKIFRGNIYKMHIYRHKSQGGDMQLPVTSLLKNMTKYIPVDAPFFKVFFNIKDLPYIAVLDEDSNFFGILTHSTLLNMLSEAWNLELSSYVLTVLSAGEQGDLVAMSKIIAKYTSIASCMTLDAKQDEFVRRTLFTLPSGLDIEILKKITNKLEKKGFKVPEIDDLQSGKVLRNDSDEIENVI from the coding sequence ATGTTAATCAAATCCCTAGTGTTACCCAAAGAACGTCTGACCACGATTGAAGAATCTGTGACACCTGAAGAAGCCCTAACGATTTTGGAAGATTCCGGTTACCGTTGTGTGCCTGTTTTAGATGCCAGCGGTAAAATTTTCCGTGGTAATATTTATAAAATGCACATCTACCGACATAAATCTCAAGGGGGCGACATGCAATTGCCCGTCACAAGCCTCTTGAAGAATATGACGAAATACATTCCAGTTGATGCGCCATTTTTCAAGGTCTTCTTCAATATCAAAGATTTACCTTACATCGCCGTATTAGATGAAGACAGTAACTTCTTTGGTATTTTAACGCATAGCACTCTACTTAATATGCTTTCAGAAGCTTGGAACTTAGAACTTAGTAGTTATGTGCTCACGGTCCTTTCTGCCGGTGAACAAGGGGATTTAGTTGCCATGTCGAAGATTATCGCCAAATACACGTCGATTGCCAGCTGCATGACCTTAGATGCCAAACAAGACGAATTCGTTCGACGCACACTCTTCACACTTCCTAGTGGCTTAGACATCGAAATTCTCAAGAAGATCACTAACAAACTTGAGAAAAAAGGCTTTAAAGTGCCCGAAATTGATGACTTACAATCTGGTAAAGTTCTCCGTAATGATTCTGACGAAATTGAAAATGTTATTTAA
- a CDS encoding L,D-transpeptidase family protein: protein MKVSKKAYTALGVAAVILIGGYSAMSLHYNKVFLPNTVVAGTNISGKSPAEANEALLKQVNHQKFTLKEDQTTRLSFTAKDAGFSHNFQPLLKKIQSSQNGWSWLGHQLSNPKKLQSENALILNQQTFKQFANQTVTKLNTGRTASKNATIKLVNENFEIVKEVNGNQIDQAQFEKTINKAINQGKTSIDLKQDYTVPTIKSTDSALQKTAKKMTTISDEKIHYSVNGNEFTVPKATIQGWLVNNNGAVSLDKTAVSNYVYQLKTKYDTYDKPLTFKSTKQGTVTVPAGIYGWSISPADEISALMKEVPEGKDFSRTAVIRGSGMAQKDRSVGSTYIEIDKKAQHMWLYQNGKVTIQTDVVTARPPQTTPSGVWSIWKKERNATLKGTNFDGVSEYASPVNYWMPIDETGVGIHDSPWQPKYGGTWYKEHGSHGCINTPPTIMAQLYNTVSEGIPVVVI, encoded by the coding sequence GTGAAGGTTTCAAAGAAAGCTTATACCGCTTTGGGCGTCGCAGCCGTTATTTTAATCGGCGGTTATTCTGCCATGAGTCTCCACTACAACAAAGTATTTTTACCGAATACAGTTGTTGCCGGCACTAACATTAGTGGTAAATCGCCTGCCGAAGCTAATGAAGCATTACTCAAGCAAGTTAACCACCAGAAATTCACGTTAAAAGAAGATCAAACGACCCGCTTATCGTTTACAGCAAAGGATGCTGGTTTTAGCCATAATTTCCAACCGCTTTTGAAGAAGATTCAGTCTTCTCAAAACGGCTGGTCTTGGCTTGGTCATCAATTAAGCAATCCTAAAAAATTGCAGTCTGAAAATGCCCTTATTTTAAACCAACAAACTTTTAAACAATTCGCAAATCAGACAGTTACTAAATTAAATACTGGTCGAACAGCTTCTAAGAATGCAACGATTAAGTTAGTTAATGAAAACTTTGAAATCGTTAAAGAAGTCAATGGTAATCAAATCGACCAAGCACAATTTGAAAAAACAATTAACAAAGCAATCAATCAAGGTAAAACCTCCATTGATTTAAAACAAGACTATACCGTTCCAACTATTAAATCGACCGATTCAGCGCTTCAAAAAACGGCTAAGAAAATGACGACCATCAGTGATGAAAAAATTCATTATTCCGTTAATGGTAATGAATTCACAGTCCCTAAGGCCACCATTCAAGGTTGGTTAGTTAATAACAACGGTGCGGTGTCACTTGATAAAACTGCCGTTTCTAATTACGTTTATCAACTCAAGACAAAATACGATACTTATGATAAACCATTAACCTTTAAATCAACGAAACAAGGAACAGTTACTGTGCCTGCCGGTATTTACGGTTGGAGCATCTCACCTGCAGATGAAATTAGCGCCCTCATGAAAGAAGTCCCTGAAGGTAAAGACTTCTCTAGAACTGCTGTTATTCGTGGTTCTGGGATGGCGCAAAAAGATCGCAGCGTTGGTTCAACTTATATCGAAATCGATAAAAAGGCCCAACATATGTGGCTCTACCAAAATGGCAAGGTAACAATCCAAACAGACGTCGTCACAGCACGACCACCTCAAACAACCCCGAGTGGTGTTTGGAGTATTTGGAAGAAAGAACGAAACGCCACGCTCAAAGGCACTAACTTTGACGGCGTCAGTGAGTATGCAAGTCCTGTTAATTATTGGATGCCAATTGATGAAACAGGTGTCGGTATCCATGATTCGCCATGGCAACCTAAATATGGTGGCACTTGGTATAAAGAACATGGCTCACATGGCTGTATCAATACCCCACCAACAATTATGGCCCAACTTTACAATACCGTTAGTGAAGGTATTCCAGTGGTCGTCATCTAA
- a CDS encoding MarR family transcriptional regulator has product MVGKADTRMQLLGEWYSKLQQIATKLNAISRKYDVSFEQFLVIEQIIEEERKSPSELAVFFKTSLPAVSRKLNLLQSKRLVYKIRGEQDDQRLMRVNATPEGIETYESIKAELLTWDAQLKDHDINLMAMVNHTLEHAN; this is encoded by the coding sequence ATGGTCGGTAAAGCAGATACAAGAATGCAATTATTAGGAGAATGGTACTCAAAGCTACAACAAATCGCAACAAAGTTAAATGCAATTAGTCGCAAATATGATGTTAGTTTTGAACAATTTTTGGTGATTGAACAAATTATTGAAGAAGAAAGAAAATCACCAAGTGAACTCGCTGTTTTCTTTAAAACATCCTTACCAGCAGTTTCTAGAAAATTAAATCTCTTGCAGTCTAAGCGATTGGTTTATAAGATTCGTGGCGAACAAGATGACCAACGATTAATGCGCGTTAATGCGACTCCCGAGGGCATTGAAACCTATGAATCAATTAAGGCGGAATTACTCACTTGGGACGCACAGCTTAAGGATCATGATATTAATTTGATGGCGATGGTCAATCATACGTTGGAACACGCTAATTAA
- a CDS encoding L-lactate dehydrogenase: MANIEKDHQKVILVGDGAVGSSYAYALTLQGIAQEVGIVDIFKEKTQGDAIDLSDALAFTSPKKIYAAEYSDAKDADVVVITAGAPQKPGETRLDLVSKNLKILKTIVDPIVESGFNGIFLVAANPVDILTYATWKLSGFPKERVIGSGTSLDSARFRKDIAEMVNVDARSVHAYIMGEHGDTEFPVWSHANIGGIKISEWVKAHPEVKEEELVKIFESVRDAAYTIINLKGATFYGIGTALARITKAILDDENAVLPLSVFMDGQYGLNDIFIGSPAVINRSGITNILEIPLTDHEMESMHKSAKQLKDIVTKAFEELDIETRQ; encoded by the coding sequence TTGGCAAACATTGAAAAAGATCACCAAAAAGTTATCCTCGTCGGCGACGGCGCTGTTGGTTCTAGCTACGCTTATGCTTTAACATTACAAGGTATTGCACAAGAAGTTGGTATCGTAGATATCTTTAAAGAAAAAACACAAGGTGATGCAATCGATTTATCTGATGCATTAGCTTTCACTTCTCCTAAGAAAATCTATGCTGCTGAATACTCAGATGCAAAAGATGCTGACGTTGTTGTTATCACTGCTGGTGCACCACAAAAACCAGGTGAAACACGTTTAGACTTAGTAAGCAAAAACCTTAAAATCTTGAAGACAATCGTTGATCCTATTGTTGAATCAGGCTTTAACGGTATCTTCTTAGTTGCTGCTAACCCAGTTGATATCTTAACTTACGCTACATGGAAATTATCAGGTTTCCCTAAGGAACGCGTTATCGGTTCAGGTACATCACTTGACTCAGCTCGTTTCCGTAAAGATATCGCTGAAATGGTTAACGTTGACGCACGTTCGGTCCATGCTTATATCATGGGTGAACATGGTGATACAGAATTCCCTGTATGGTCACATGCTAACATCGGTGGCATCAAGATTTCTGAATGGGTTAAAGCTCATCCAGAAGTTAAAGAAGAAGAACTTGTTAAGATTTTCGAAAGTGTTCGCGACGCTGCTTACACAATCATTAACTTAAAAGGTGCTACATTCTACGGTATCGGTACTGCATTAGCTCGTATTACTAAGGCTATCTTAGATGACGAAAATGCTGTCTTACCATTATCAGTATTCATGGATGGCCAATACGGCTTGAACGATATCTTTATCGGTTCACCTGCTGTTATCAACCGTTCAGGTATTACTAACATCCTTGAAATTCCATTGACAGACCACGAAATGGAAAGCATGCACAAATCTGCAAAACAATTAAAAGATATCGTTACAAAAGCTTTTGAAGAATTAGATATCGAAACTCGCCAATAA
- the pth gene encoding aminoacyl-tRNA hydrolase — MKMIVGLGNPGSKYAKTKHNIGFMVIDQLCEKYNVTLNKHDFEAEYGSFKYEGETVLLVKPLTFMNDSGRSVGPLMSYYQVGIDELLVIQDDMDLTMGKLRLRQKGSAGGHNGIKSIIAHTKSQTFKRLKIGIQHPQKSTVVNWVLTPFDKDGAPVINQAIDQACEAIDDWCQNDDFMKTMNKFN; from the coding sequence ATGAAGATGATTGTTGGTTTGGGGAATCCTGGGAGTAAATATGCAAAAACAAAACACAATATTGGCTTTATGGTGATTGACCAATTATGTGAAAAATACAACGTAACACTCAATAAACATGATTTTGAAGCAGAATATGGCAGCTTCAAATACGAAGGTGAAACAGTCTTATTAGTTAAACCACTGACATTCATGAATGACTCTGGTCGCTCAGTTGGCCCATTGATGAGTTACTACCAAGTTGGGATTGATGAATTATTAGTCATCCAAGATGATATGGATTTAACGATGGGCAAATTACGCCTCCGCCAAAAGGGTTCAGCAGGTGGCCATAACGGGATTAAAAGTATTATTGCGCACACGAAGAGCCAAACCTTCAAGCGGCTTAAAATTGGGATTCAACATCCTCAAAAAAGTACGGTGGTCAATTGGGTTCTAACACCATTTGATAAAGATGGCGCACCAGTGATTAATCAAGCGATTGATCAAGCCTGCGAAGCAATCGACGATTGGTGTCAAAACGATGATTTTATGAAGACAATGAATAAATTTAATTAG